One window of Desulfarculus baarsii DSM 2075 genomic DNA carries:
- a CDS encoding FmdB family zinc ribbon protein yields the protein MPVFEYVCSNCQNVEKRITGIDDHTVICERCGQVSVRKADVESLLASYAVDRGEVESGR from the coding sequence ATGCCAGTTTTTGAGTATGTTTGCAGCAACTGCCAGAATGTCGAAAAGCGCATCACCGGGATCGACGACCACACCGTCATCTGCGAGCGTTGCGGCCAGGTTTCCGTGCGCAAGGCCGACGTGGAGTCCCTTCTGGCCTCCTACGCCGTCGACCGTGGCGAGGTTGAAAGCGGCCGATAA
- the surE gene encoding 5'/3'-nucleotidase SurE has protein sequence MRILLTNDDGVMAAGIGALHQVLCQRHEVFVVAPETEQSAVGHSITLADPIKVRPLSAKTGMNGFAVAGTPADCVKLAMGQLMPQPPDLVVSGINQGANVGVNVLYSGTVSAATEAAILGLRSLAFSLASHTSRDFSHAAAVAAGLIEQYDLLAAPPEVCLNVNIPALPVDQIKGVRLARQSCSRLGERFLRRTDPRGHVYFWQAGESMGVEGGPDTDYPALLEGYVTITPLRHDMTHNQALRRMSEQWRAPRLPGAPAGGDACEK, from the coding sequence ATGCGCATACTCCTGACCAACGACGATGGCGTGATGGCCGCCGGCATCGGGGCCCTGCACCAGGTTCTGTGCCAACGCCACGAGGTGTTCGTGGTCGCCCCCGAGACCGAGCAATCGGCCGTGGGCCACTCCATCACCCTGGCCGACCCCATCAAGGTGCGGCCGCTCAGCGCCAAGACCGGCATGAACGGCTTCGCCGTGGCCGGCACCCCGGCCGATTGCGTCAAGCTGGCCATGGGCCAACTGATGCCTCAACCGCCCGATCTGGTGGTCAGCGGCATCAACCAGGGGGCCAACGTGGGCGTCAACGTGCTCTATTCGGGCACGGTCAGCGCGGCCACCGAGGCGGCGATCCTGGGCCTGCGCTCGCTGGCCTTTTCGCTGGCCAGCCACACCAGCCGCGACTTCAGCCACGCCGCCGCCGTGGCCGCCGGCCTGATCGAGCAATACGACCTGCTGGCCGCGCCGCCCGAAGTCTGCCTCAACGTCAACATCCCGGCCCTGCCCGTGGACCAGATCAAGGGCGTGCGCCTGGCCCGGCAATCGTGCTCGCGCCTGGGCGAACGCTTTTTGCGGCGCACCGACCCGCGGGGGCATGTCTATTTCTGGCAGGCCGGCGAGTCCATGGGCGTCGAGGGCGGGCCCGACACCGACTATCCGGCCCTGCTCGAGGGCTATGTGACCATCACCCCCCTGCGTCACGACATGACCCACAACCAGGCCCTGCGCCGCATGAGCGAGCAGTGGCGCGCGCCGCGCCTGCCCGGCGCCCCGGCCGGAGGCGACGCTTGTGAAAAATGA
- a CDS encoding ABC transporter ATP-binding protein yields MSQQPAIEVKGLVKRFRREILQGDYTTWKTLLLKPFSRRRAKDFITVLGGVDLTMTPGKTLAVIGQNGSGKSTLLKILAGIYKADEGQVIIRGRVSSLIELGAGFHPEFTGRENVFLNGAILGLTKKEIASRFDEIAEYSGLGEYIDAPVRTYSSGMYVRLGFSVAVNVDPDVLLVDEVLAVGDEAFAHKCEDKINQFRRRGKTICLVTHDLEAVKKYADEVIWLDGGRVAAQGPPLPVIDAYRQKVAAAEDAIRRAQAHQPALILDQERWGDGDARITAWRILDAGGAERAVFNTGEAFAVEMDYEAKAPLPDLVCGVGIFNAQATLCYGVNTRIDRQVYQNPPMQGTLRFEAQRLDLLQGTYFLDIAIHDKSGRDIDYIRQAASFAVRSSVGDEGVFRPPHAWSLRPLGEAR; encoded by the coding sequence ATGAGCCAACAACCGGCCATAGAGGTCAAAGGCCTGGTCAAGCGCTTCCGGCGCGAGATCCTGCAAGGCGACTACACCACCTGGAAGACCCTGCTGCTAAAGCCCTTCAGCCGCCGGCGGGCCAAGGATTTCATCACCGTGCTGGGCGGCGTGGACCTGACCATGACCCCGGGCAAGACCTTGGCCGTCATCGGCCAGAACGGCTCGGGCAAATCGACGCTTTTGAAGATCCTGGCCGGCATCTACAAGGCCGACGAGGGCCAGGTGATCATCCGTGGCCGCGTCAGCAGCCTGATCGAGCTGGGCGCGGGCTTTCACCCCGAGTTCACCGGCCGCGAAAACGTTTTTTTGAACGGGGCGATCCTGGGCCTGACCAAGAAGGAAATCGCCAGCCGTTTCGACGAGATAGCCGAATATTCCGGCCTGGGCGAATACATCGACGCACCGGTGCGCACGTATAGTTCGGGCATGTACGTGCGGTTGGGCTTTTCGGTTGCGGTCAACGTCGACCCCGACGTGCTGCTGGTCGACGAGGTGCTGGCGGTGGGCGATGAGGCCTTCGCCCACAAATGCGAAGACAAGATCAACCAGTTCCGCCGCCGGGGCAAGACCATCTGCCTGGTCACCCACGATCTGGAGGCGGTCAAAAAATACGCCGACGAGGTGATCTGGCTCGACGGCGGCCGGGTGGCGGCCCAGGGTCCGCCGCTGCCGGTCATCGACGCCTATCGCCAGAAGGTGGCCGCCGCCGAGGACGCCATCCGCCGGGCCCAGGCCCATCAGCCGGCGCTGATCCTGGACCAGGAGCGCTGGGGCGACGGCGACGCGCGGATCACGGCCTGGCGCATCCTCGACGCGGGCGGGGCCGAGCGGGCGGTGTTCAACACCGGCGAGGCCTTTGCCGTCGAGATGGACTATGAGGCCAAGGCCCCGCTGCCCGATCTGGTCTGCGGGGTGGGCATCTTCAACGCCCAGGCCACGCTGTGCTACGGCGTCAACACGCGCATCGACCGCCAGGTCTATCAAAACCCGCCCATGCAAGGGACGCTGCGCTTCGAGGCCCAGCGCCTGGATCTTTTGCAGGGCACCTATTTTCTCGATATCGCCATCCACGACAAAAGCGGCCGTGACATCGACTACATCCGTCAGGCGGCGTCGTTTGCCGTGCGCAGTTCGGTGGGCGACGAAGGCGTCTTCCGCCCGCCCCACGCCTGGAGCCTGCGACCCCTGGGAGAGGCCCGATGA
- a CDS encoding glycosyltransferase family 4 protein: MASEASKGLRATFVTPWYGQGIPGGAEAEARRTAQNLAQAGVDVGVLTTCLAGLGSDWDSDALPAGESVEQGVRVRRFPTAGRDAEAFNRLNQRVMAGHFLTPHEERDFFGNMINSPELLAYLAAHPEEGPFFFIPYLFTTAVWGPLIHPAKSVIIPCLHDEGYARTASVRRAFEAARAVVFHAPAEKSLAARLYDLGRTEPLILGEGIETGWHGDAERFKQKYGHGRFILYAGRKDAGKNVPLLIHYFMRYVAERQGADGLKLLLIGNLPAPIPPGGEKYCLDLGFVPLQDKYDAYAAAELLVQPSIMESFSIVIMESWLAGAPVLVHGDCAVTREHVERSGGGLHFRDYPHFAQCLELILADRALRDQMAQAGRRYVLDNYSWPEVTRRYLGLIERLSAEPTPAPTRWEGPIARQPAGRAKGPKIHQMLPDFAFGDAIGSDVLALQKALRSWGAASDVFALNVDARVAGQARPIHEYAAEAGPDDVLIFHFSIGHPLVEQFLSLPGRKVLRYHNITPARYFDELNPEAAQRCRQGRQQLALVAPAVELGLGVSPYNAEELRQAGCPAVEVSPILLDLDVLNTPPDGLVLGRFGDRRRNVLHVGRLAPNKCVEDLIKTHYWLNKLAPGARLLIVGSAGGMEPYAWAMRRLVGELGVRDAHFSGHVSFPALMAYYRAADVYLCQSEHEGFCVPLVESMHFGLPIVAHAATGVPGTLGDGGVLLPHKDHVATAETLAHILGDEGLRRQLSAAAQARLERFRPRRVAEELRQILNQRLGLALGGRS, encoded by the coding sequence ATGGCCAGCGAGGCGTCAAAGGGCCTGCGGGCCACCTTCGTCACGCCCTGGTACGGCCAGGGCATCCCCGGCGGGGCCGAGGCCGAGGCCCGGCGCACGGCCCAGAACCTGGCCCAGGCCGGGGTGGACGTGGGCGTGCTGACCACCTGCCTGGCCGGACTGGGCTCCGACTGGGACAGCGACGCCCTGCCGGCCGGCGAAAGCGTCGAGCAGGGCGTGCGCGTGCGGCGTTTTCCCACCGCCGGCCGCGACGCCGAGGCGTTCAACCGGCTCAACCAGCGGGTCATGGCCGGCCACTTCCTCACCCCCCACGAGGAACGCGACTTTTTTGGCAACATGATCAACAGCCCCGAGCTGTTGGCCTATCTGGCCGCGCACCCCGAGGAAGGGCCGTTTTTCTTCATTCCCTATCTGTTCACCACCGCCGTCTGGGGCCCGCTGATCCACCCGGCCAAAAGCGTGATCATCCCCTGCCTGCACGATGAAGGCTACGCCCGCACGGCCTCGGTGCGCCGGGCCTTCGAGGCGGCCCGGGCGGTGGTCTTTCACGCGCCGGCCGAAAAGTCCCTGGCCGCCAGGCTCTACGACCTGGGGCGCACCGAGCCGCTGATCCTGGGCGAGGGCATCGAGACCGGCTGGCATGGCGACGCCGAGCGTTTCAAGCAAAAATACGGCCACGGGCGGTTCATTCTCTATGCCGGGCGCAAGGACGCCGGCAAGAACGTGCCCCTTTTGATCCACTATTTCATGCGCTACGTCGCCGAGCGCCAGGGGGCCGACGGCCTCAAGCTGCTCTTGATCGGCAACCTGCCCGCGCCGATCCCGCCCGGCGGCGAAAAATACTGCCTGGACCTGGGCTTCGTGCCCCTGCAAGACAAATACGACGCCTACGCCGCCGCCGAGCTTTTGGTCCAGCCGTCGATCATGGAAAGCTTTTCCATCGTCATCATGGAATCATGGCTGGCCGGCGCGCCGGTGCTGGTCCACGGCGACTGCGCCGTCACCCGCGAGCACGTGGAGCGAAGCGGCGGCGGGCTGCATTTTCGCGATTATCCCCACTTTGCCCAGTGCCTGGAGCTGATCTTGGCCGACCGCGCCCTGCGCGACCAGATGGCCCAGGCCGGCCGGCGCTACGTGCTGGATAATTATTCGTGGCCCGAGGTGACCAGGCGCTATCTGGGCCTGATCGAGCGGCTGAGCGCCGAGCCCACGCCCGCGCCGACGCGCTGGGAAGGGCCCATCGCGCGCCAGCCGGCCGGTAGGGCCAAGGGCCCGAAAATCCACCAGATGCTGCCGGATTTCGCCTTTGGCGACGCCATCGGCTCCGACGTGTTGGCCCTGCAAAAGGCCCTGCGTTCGTGGGGCGCGGCCAGCGATGTCTTCGCCCTCAACGTCGATGCGCGTGTGGCCGGCCAGGCCCGGCCGATCCACGAATACGCCGCCGAGGCCGGCCCCGACGACGTGCTGATCTTTCATTTTTCCATCGGCCACCCCCTGGTCGAGCAATTTTTGAGCCTGCCCGGCCGCAAGGTGCTGCGCTACCACAACATCACGCCGGCGCGCTATTTCGACGAGCTTAACCCCGAGGCCGCCCAGCGTTGTCGGCAAGGCCGCCAGCAACTGGCGCTGGTGGCCCCGGCGGTGGAGCTGGGCCTGGGCGTGAGCCCCTACAACGCCGAGGAACTACGCCAAGCCGGCTGCCCGGCGGTGGAGGTCTCGCCGATCTTGCTGGATCTGGACGTGCTGAACACGCCGCCCGACGGCCTGGTGTTGGGCCGCTTTGGCGACCGCCGGCGCAACGTGCTGCACGTGGGGCGCCTGGCGCCCAACAAGTGCGTCGAAGACCTGATCAAGACCCACTATTGGCTCAATAAGCTCGCGCCCGGCGCGCGGCTGTTGATCGTGGGCTCGGCCGGCGGCATGGAGCCTTACGCCTGGGCCATGCGCCGGCTGGTCGGCGAACTGGGCGTGCGCGATGCGCATTTCTCGGGGCATGTGAGTTTTCCGGCGCTGATGGCCTATTATCGGGCGGCCGATGTCTATCTGTGCCAGAGCGAGCACGAGGGCTTTTGCGTGCCGCTGGTGGAATCGATGCACTTTGGCCTGCCCATCGTGGCCCACGCGGCCACGGGCGTGCCGGGCACCCTGGGCGATGGCGGGGTGCTTCTGCCCCACAAGGACCACGTGGCCACGGCCGAGACGCTGGCCCATATCCTGGGCGACGAGGGCCTGCGCCGCCAACTGAGCGCCGCGGCCCAGGCCCGCCTGGAGCGCTTCCGGCCCCGGCGCGTGGCCGAGGAGCTGCGCCAGATCCTGAACCAACGCCTGGGCCTGGCGCTGGGAGGCCGCTCATGA
- a CDS encoding class I SAM-dependent methyltransferase, translated as MTDQTQPPKPDVSALLAQVEAAVQAKKAAGFYNPAEIRRVEAAAVSYQRSAEDGAAAELTLWQKTLVELVNPTDWGVETHRGGAAGRLIVGVKKLVYKASKFCLNVWLATQVKYNAALVRLTGVLLPQHLDLRARMPQAEQRLELLEDICRDLAEGLSRTRNGLRDAENRLSGLDKTAARGREQVEPLLAELERLAQRLAQAGQVPAQTVGDLASLRRQSRDGAYLAFEELHRGRPEEIKARQMVYLPHFRDGVGPERPLLDIGCGRGEFLALAAEAGLAARGVDQNADSVATARAAGLDAVQADALEYLRGLPDQSLGGILMAQVVEHLTLDELMELLGLCVAKLAPGGALIAETINPQSLCTFASAFYLDLTHQKPIHPEALRFIWRWLGLSGVEVLYLSEIPADGKLELVVDDGQNLTGAFNRNIMRLNQLLYGPQDYAVLGRK; from the coding sequence ATGACCGATCAGACCCAACCGCCCAAGCCCGACGTGAGCGCCCTTTTGGCCCAGGTCGAGGCCGCCGTCCAGGCCAAAAAGGCCGCCGGCTTCTACAACCCCGCCGAGATCCGCCGCGTGGAGGCCGCCGCCGTCAGTTACCAGCGTTCGGCCGAGGACGGCGCGGCCGCCGAGCTAACTCTCTGGCAAAAAACGCTGGTCGAGCTGGTCAACCCCACCGACTGGGGCGTGGAGACCCATCGCGGCGGCGCGGCCGGCCGGCTGATCGTCGGCGTCAAAAAGCTCGTCTACAAGGCCAGCAAGTTTTGCCTGAACGTCTGGCTGGCCACCCAGGTCAAATACAACGCGGCCCTGGTGCGCCTGACCGGCGTGCTGCTGCCCCAGCACCTGGATCTGCGCGCCCGCATGCCCCAGGCCGAGCAGCGCCTGGAGCTGCTGGAAGACATCTGCCGCGATCTGGCCGAGGGCCTGAGCCGAACGCGCAACGGCCTGCGCGACGCCGAAAACCGCCTCTCGGGCCTGGATAAAACCGCCGCCCGCGGCCGCGAGCAGGTCGAGCCCCTGCTGGCCGAACTGGAGCGCTTGGCCCAGCGCCTGGCCCAGGCCGGCCAAGTCCCGGCCCAAACCGTGGGTGATCTGGCCAGCCTGCGCCGTCAATCCCGCGACGGGGCCTATCTGGCTTTTGAAGAGCTGCACCGTGGCCGGCCCGAGGAGATCAAGGCCCGCCAGATGGTCTATCTGCCCCATTTCCGCGATGGCGTCGGCCCCGAGCGGCCGCTTTTGGACATCGGCTGCGGCCGTGGCGAGTTTCTGGCCCTGGCCGCCGAGGCGGGCCTGGCGGCCAGGGGCGTGGACCAGAACGCCGACTCGGTGGCCACGGCGCGGGCCGCCGGGCTGGACGCCGTCCAGGCCGACGCCCTGGAATACCTGCGCGGGCTGCCCGACCAAAGCCTGGGCGGCATCCTGATGGCCCAGGTGGTCGAGCACCTGACGCTCGACGAACTGATGGAGCTTTTGGGCCTGTGCGTGGCCAAGCTGGCTCCCGGCGGGGCGCTCATCGCCGAGACGATCAACCCCCAGAGCCTGTGCACCTTCGCCAGCGCCTTTTATCTGGACCTGACCCATCAAAAGCCCATCCATCCCGAGGCGTTGCGTTTTATCTGGCGCTGGCTGGGCCTGAGCGGGGTGGAGGTGCTCTATCTTTCCGAGATCCCCGCCGACGGCAAGCTGGAGCTGGTCGTCGACGATGGGCAAAACCTGACCGGGGCCTTCAACCGCAACATCATGCGCCTGAATCAGCTTTTGTACGGCCCCCAGGATTACGCCGTGCTGGGGCGCAAATAG
- a CDS encoding undecaprenyl-phosphate glucose phosphotransferase — MFEKRLRFFRSLLFVVDLAVVALCWIAAYFWRFFAPLFPVTKGVPDLDLYLTLLFLVLAVFAVALPASGIYRRPWARPAQVWWPALRASATGVIMAVTLTYFLRPYDFSRMVFAQFFALIFVALILARPLMQAAMRRFYNERAGEGVLIIGAEELGRQVAANIQKHPELGLRVVGFLSRRPEMIGKQIDGLSVLGGYQAIKGILAGGSVHMLIIALPLAAHDRINEVLEQVADEAVDVKIVPDLYRFMKLRGSVEEFEGMPVIGLAGSPLEGWSRLVKRAVDIVGSLAGIVLLGPLMLAAAIGVRLSSPGPIFYRQERMGMDGRLFSMLKFRSMPVGAEDECGPVWACEDDCRPTRFGAFMRKYSIDETPQFFNVLRGEMSLVGPRPERPELIAEFRKQIPGYMLRHRTKAGITGWAQVNGWRGNTSLEKRIEHDLYYIENWSPWFDFQIMLRTVGRVLFDPNAY; from the coding sequence ATGTTTGAAAAACGGCTCAGATTTTTCCGCTCGTTGTTGTTCGTGGTCGATCTGGCCGTGGTGGCCCTGTGCTGGATCGCCGCTTATTTCTGGCGTTTTTTCGCGCCGCTTTTTCCCGTCACCAAGGGCGTGCCCGATCTCGACCTCTACCTGACGCTGCTGTTTCTGGTGCTGGCCGTCTTCGCCGTGGCCCTGCCGGCCTCGGGCATTTACCGCCGGCCGTGGGCCAGGCCGGCCCAGGTCTGGTGGCCGGCCCTGCGCGCCAGCGCCACCGGCGTGATCATGGCCGTGACGCTCACTTATTTTCTGCGGCCCTACGACTTCAGCCGCATGGTCTTCGCCCAATTTTTCGCCCTGATTTTCGTGGCGCTCATCCTCGCCCGGCCGCTGATGCAGGCGGCCATGCGCCGCTTTTACAACGAGCGGGCCGGCGAGGGCGTGCTCATCATCGGGGCCGAGGAACTGGGCCGCCAGGTGGCCGCCAACATCCAAAAGCACCCCGAACTGGGCCTGCGGGTGGTGGGTTTCCTCAGCCGGCGGCCCGAGATGATCGGCAAGCAAATCGACGGCTTGAGCGTCTTGGGCGGCTATCAGGCCATCAAGGGCATCCTGGCCGGCGGTTCGGTGCACATGCTCATCATCGCCCTGCCCCTGGCCGCCCACGACCGCATCAACGAGGTGCTCGAACAGGTGGCCGACGAGGCCGTCGACGTCAAGATAGTCCCCGACCTCTATCGTTTCATGAAGCTGCGCGGCTCGGTGGAGGAGTTCGAGGGCATGCCGGTGATCGGCCTGGCCGGCAGCCCCCTGGAGGGCTGGAGCAGGTTGGTCAAGCGGGCGGTGGATATCGTGGGCTCGTTGGCGGGCATCGTGCTCCTTGGCCCGCTGATGCTGGCGGCGGCCATTGGCGTGCGGCTTTCGTCGCCGGGGCCGATCTTCTATCGCCAGGAGCGCATGGGCATGGACGGACGGTTGTTTTCCATGCTCAAGTTCCGCTCGATGCCCGTCGGCGCCGAGGACGAGTGCGGGCCGGTCTGGGCCTGCGAGGACGACTGCCGCCCCACCAGGTTCGGCGCGTTCATGCGCAAATACAGCATCGACGAAACGCCGCAGTTTTTCAATGTCCTGCGCGGCGAGATGTCGCTGGTGGGCCCCCGGCCCGAGCGGCCCGAGCTGATCGCCGAGTTTCGCAAGCAGATCCCCGGCTACATGCTGCGCCACCGCACCAAGGCCGGCATCACCGGTTGGGCCCAGGTCAACGGCTGGCGGGGCAACACCTCCCTGGAAAAGCGCATCGAGCACGATCTCTATTACATCGAAAACTGGTCGCCGTGGTTCGATTTTCAGATCATGCTGCGCACCGTCGGCCGGGTCTTGTTCGACCCCAACGCCTATTGA
- a CDS encoding TrkH family potassium uptake protein, with amino-acid sequence MPASQATTWSSPFRLLVGSFAGLILLGAALLGLPWCQAAEAVGWLDCLFTSASAVCVTGLITVDTATAWSPWGQALIAVLIQLGGLGIMTFSVGLLYLTGRRPGMASRMALRGALGAAPPRELGLLLRDVIGYTLLIESIGAALLFARFVFDHPPHLALGLAVFHAVSAFCNAGFSMFGDSLVGYAKDPLINLTVMGLIFLGGIGFIILRELRLRLLDHTRRHPRLNLSARMALVTSLWLIVGGATAIGLFELLAEGGPDFFGHLWEILFTSVTARTAGFNTIDLNLLCNSSLFVVMMLMFVGASPGSCGGGVKTTTLAVLWAMARSRLGGRPTTEAGGRTVPEAQVGVALALVLLALSVLSVATVTLMSVGLAEPFLGHQRGDFLVLAFEAVSAFATVGLSMGATPLLTPAGKWVIIILMFIGRLGPLTLVYALAQRGRAIGYSLAEEQVSLG; translated from the coding sequence TTGCCCGCATCCCAGGCCACAACCTGGAGCAGCCCCTTCCGCCTGCTGGTGGGATCCTTCGCCGGGCTGATCCTCTTGGGCGCGGCCCTGCTGGGCCTGCCCTGGTGCCAGGCCGCCGAGGCGGTGGGCTGGCTGGACTGCCTGTTCACCTCGGCCAGCGCCGTGTGCGTCACCGGCCTGATCACCGTGGACACGGCCACGGCCTGGTCGCCGTGGGGCCAGGCGCTCATCGCGGTGTTGATCCAACTGGGCGGCCTGGGCATCATGACCTTTTCGGTGGGCCTGCTCTACCTCACCGGCCGCCGGCCGGGCATGGCCAGCCGCATGGCCCTGCGCGGGGCCTTGGGCGCGGCGCCGCCGCGCGAGTTGGGCCTGCTGCTGCGCGATGTCATCGGCTACACGCTGTTGATCGAAAGCATCGGCGCGGCGCTGTTGTTCGCCCGTTTCGTCTTCGATCACCCGCCGCACCTGGCCCTGGGCCTGGCCGTTTTTCATGCGGTCAGCGCCTTTTGCAACGCCGGTTTTTCCATGTTCGGCGACAGCCTGGTGGGCTACGCCAAGGATCCGCTGATCAACCTGACGGTGATGGGCCTGATTTTTCTGGGCGGCATCGGCTTCATCATCCTGCGCGAGCTGCGCCTGCGCCTGCTGGATCACACCCGCCGCCATCCCAGGCTCAACCTGAGCGCGCGCATGGCCCTGGTCACCTCGCTGTGGCTGATCGTCGGCGGAGCGACGGCCATCGGCCTGTTCGAGCTGCTGGCCGAGGGCGGCCCGGATTTTTTCGGCCATCTGTGGGAGATTCTCTTCACCTCGGTGACGGCGCGCACGGCCGGCTTCAACACCATCGACCTTAATTTGCTGTGCAATTCATCGCTTTTCGTGGTGATGATGCTGATGTTCGTGGGGGCCTCGCCGGGCTCGTGCGGCGGCGGCGTCAAAACCACCACCTTGGCCGTGTTGTGGGCCATGGCCCGTTCGCGCCTGGGCGGCCGGCCCACCACCGAGGCCGGCGGCCGCACCGTCCCCGAGGCCCAGGTCGGCGTGGCCCTGGCCCTGGTGCTTTTGGCCCTTTCGGTGCTGAGCGTGGCCACGGTCACGCTGATGAGCGTGGGCCTGGCCGAGCCGTTCCTTGGCCACCAGCGCGGCGATTTCCTGGTGCTGGCCTTCGAGGCGGTCAGCGCCTTCGCCACGGTGGGGCTTAGCATGGGGGCCACGCCGCTGCTGACGCCAGCCGGCAAGTGGGTGATCATAATCCTGATGTTCATCGGCCGCCTGGGGCCGTTGACCCTCGTCTAC
- a CDS encoding HD-GYP domain-containing protein produces the protein MPAEPAHDQAEIQRVRRPQVWCYRGIPIYRRDARGDLVLFKDRGRTLAEMGFDERTLPGELYVLRRDKLSAIAEVQAGLNGRMLAAAAVGDHQRVKLILTQIVEETFADPRAGNLEALGQTVKGLVEVYAGTGAALQRMALMTSKDYSTAVHSVNVAALVMGFCLFQKRPQAEVINLGLAALLHDLGKLFIDGGVLTAQRRLTSDEFAQIKAHPTRGLEALAGGDFPAEVALAVAQHHEKIDGSGYPLGLTYFSEAGQLVGLVDCYEALTSDERVYRPPMTPLDTLKLLKGDMAAGKFDRALFEQFAYSLV, from the coding sequence ATGCCAGCGGAGCCAGCACACGATCAAGCCGAAATCCAGCGCGTGCGCCGGCCCCAGGTCTGGTGTTATCGCGGCATACCGATCTATCGCCGCGACGCGCGGGGCGATCTGGTCCTGTTCAAGGACCGGGGCCGCACCCTGGCCGAGATGGGCTTTGACGAGCGGACCTTGCCCGGCGAGCTCTACGTGCTGCGCCGCGACAAGCTTTCGGCCATCGCCGAGGTGCAGGCCGGGCTCAACGGGCGCATGCTGGCGGCGGCCGCGGTCGGCGATCATCAGCGGGTCAAGTTGATTTTGACGCAGATCGTCGAGGAGACCTTCGCCGACCCGCGCGCGGGCAATCTGGAGGCCCTGGGCCAGACGGTCAAGGGCCTGGTGGAGGTCTACGCCGGCACGGGCGCGGCCTTGCAGCGCATGGCCCTGATGACCAGCAAGGATTATTCCACCGCCGTGCACTCGGTCAACGTGGCCGCCCTGGTCATGGGTTTTTGCCTGTTTCAGAAGCGGCCCCAGGCCGAGGTGATCAACCTGGGCCTGGCCGCCCTGCTGCACGACCTGGGCAAGCTGTTCATCGACGGCGGCGTGCTCACGGCCCAGCGCCGCCTGACCAGTGATGAGTTCGCGCAGATCAAGGCCCACCCGACGCGCGGCCTGGAGGCCCTGGCCGGCGGCGATTTCCCGGCCGAAGTGGCCTTGGCCGTGGCCCAGCATCACGAAAAGATCGACGGTAGCGGATATCCACTGGGTTTGACTTATTTTTCGGAGGCGGGTCAACTGGTGGGCCTGGTCGATTGCTACGAGGCGCTGACCAGCGACGAGCGGGTTTATCGTCCGCCGATGACGCCCCTGGACACGCTCAAGCTCCTCAAGGGCGACATGGCCGCCGGCAAGTTCGATCGCGCCCTGTTCGAGCAGTTCGCCTATAGTTTGGTCTGA
- a CDS encoding glycosyltransferase family 4 protein — MSGWPAVIDGRAMQAGFKAHKERGIGRYAQNLLAAMLAEVGPQGLELLVQGNLPDPDFDSRVKRLPAGYLPRWLPYGKRLISHYWLARRPLLPAWRAGRVVHFIAHLDAPLWPLRPTVITVHDLIAQRLPQIYSQGVSQARFRLERWVETRCLGRAQRLIAVSECTKRDLVELYGLDPERVSVVHEAADPHLAPVADPAARAAVLARHGLEPGAPFFFYLGGIDQRKDMPGLLEALAICRATDERALLVMAGSIEGDKQYPAFLGHIKRLGLEHAVRRLGFVADDDLPALFSACVAFVFPSLYEGFGLPPLEAMACGAPVIAVAAAAVPEVVGQAGLLTPPGRPAELAQAMGEVLARPELADQLRQAGAARARLFSWRRAARETLAVYGQALEEWADGRT; from the coding sequence ATGAGTGGTTGGCCGGCGGTGATCGACGGCCGGGCCATGCAGGCCGGCTTCAAGGCGCACAAGGAGCGGGGCATCGGCCGCTACGCCCAAAACCTGCTGGCGGCCATGCTGGCGGAGGTCGGCCCCCAGGGCCTGGAGCTGCTGGTCCAAGGCAATCTGCCCGACCCCGATTTCGACAGCCGCGTCAAGCGCTTGCCCGCCGGCTACCTGCCCCGGTGGCTGCCCTACGGCAAGCGCCTGATCAGCCACTATTGGCTGGCCCGGCGGCCGCTTCTGCCGGCCTGGCGGGCCGGGCGGGTGGTGCATTTCATCGCCCACCTGGACGCGCCGCTGTGGCCGCTGCGGCCGACGGTGATCACCGTGCATGATCTCATCGCCCAGCGCCTGCCCCAGATTTATAGCCAGGGCGTCAGCCAGGCCCGTTTTCGCCTGGAGCGCTGGGTGGAAACCCGCTGCCTGGGCCGGGCCCAGAGGCTCATCGCCGTGAGCGAATGCACCAAGCGCGACCTGGTCGAGCTTTACGGCCTCGACCCCGAGCGCGTCAGCGTCGTCCACGAGGCCGCCGACCCCCACCTGGCCCCTGTGGCCGACCCGGCCGCGCGAGCGGCCGTGCTGGCCCGCCACGGCCTGGAGCCGGGCGCGCCGTTTTTCTTTTATCTGGGCGGCATCGATCAGCGCAAGGACATGCCCGGCCTGTTGGAGGCCCTGGCCATCTGCCGCGCCACCGACGAGCGGGCGCTCCTGGTCATGGCCGGGTCCATCGAAGGCGACAAGCAATATCCGGCCTTTTTGGGGCATATCAAACGCTTGGGCCTGGAGCACGCCGTGCGGCGGCTGGGTTTCGTGGCCGATGACGATCTGCCGGCGCTTTTCTCGGCCTGCGTGGCCTTTGTCTTTCCCTCGCTTTACGAAGGCTTTGGCCTGCCGCCGCTGGAGGCCATGGCCTGCGGCGCGCCGGTGATCGCCGTGGCGGCGGCGGCCGTGCCCGAGGTGGTGGGCCAGGCCGGGCTGCTGACGCCGCCGGGGCGTCCGGCGGAGCTGGCCCAGGCCATGGGCGAGGTGCTGGCGCGGCCAGAGCTGGCCGATCAACTGCGCCAGGCCGGCGCGGCGCGGGCGCGGCTGTTTTCGTGGCGGCGGGCGGCCCGTGAAACCTTGGCCGTTTATGGCCAGGCGCTGGAGGAGTGGGCCGATGGCCGAACGTAG